The Nicotiana tabacum cultivar K326 chromosome 5, ASM71507v2, whole genome shotgun sequence sequence TAAGCAATATGTCCATTTATTCAACCCTACCCCGTAATATAATTCTCTTTTTCTGTCTAACTTTGATAATACACACACCCTCTCTCTCTCCTATTTATATGATTGAGATTTGAGCGTAGAGCTTCAGAAGAAAAAGAATACAACatgccacataaattgggataAAGAAAATACTCCATCTGTTCTACTTTATTTGACACTTTGTTCTTATTAGTATGTTTTAAAAAGaatcacatatttttatattttttaaggaaatattattatattcataTAAATATTATGGTATTTCTAAAATCTTAAGCTTTAAAAATCTTATATTTATAcaaatattataatatatttaaaataaattatttataaacttTTCATTACTTTCTTCGAATCAAACTATATATCAAACTAGGGAGTAATagttcaaaaaagaaaagaaagaaaagtccAAACTAATTAGTTGAGTGCTTAGCTGGGGTCTTTATAAGCGCATGTTGACATTGTTGAGTATGGGACCCACAATTcccctctttttttccttttaattatcTAGGGTATGTTTGGAAAGTCATATGGTAATTGTAATTTGTGTAATTACTAGGGTAGTAATTACATTTCCTAATAAATATTACACAATATATTACTTACGACGACGTGTTTGTTTGTCATAAAATTAATTACAAGTGTATTGTTTGATTGCGCAAGTGTAATTACACATATTCAATTTTAAAtgaagtaattatcaaaacttaaaagttaatataataaatatatgtctataaataattttttataagtataaatgatattatatttgatatttaagatgcatattttttctttaatatacattaattagtaatcatatatttataactaaatttgtaaaaataattgatatatattttctaaattaataatatttaaaattaattatgaaACTAAAAACATGCgttttgtaagaacatcatggaatgcatgtttgataaaataaattaatatttataaatataatgtcataacattattTAAATACTAGACAAAACTtatctatcaattctaactaaaaataaataacgtACAATATGAAATAACAAGCCAATActactaaaacaaacaaaatgaaaCCATAAATATAACATAAATTCAAAAAACTAAAGTTTAACATGTATCAAATATAACAGAGTTACACTAAATGaaggaaattttttttaaaaaaatacgaCCAATTACATGGAATCATaagaagtaaagaaaaagaaataaacgataaataatgtacaaagaaaaatatttttttaaattaaaaaattaaaattaaaaagtaaaaataaagaaaaattaaaatagtagagataaaaagttataaagaaaataaataaaaataaaaataaaacggaaagaaattaaaaagtaaccTTGTAATTACACAGTGTAATTACCACCAATTCTCACTTTCCCCTTGAGAATTGGAAAGTGTAATTACACATTTCCAAAATTTTATCGATGGTCATTGAACTTTTGTGTTTGTTACCGAGAagtcaactttttttttttaacgtAAAAATCATTTAACTTTGCGTTCATTACTCAAAAATCAGTATTTTTTTGTTAcacataaaattattttaatttgctctagttatcacaaaagtcacatttgccagattttataatatttttacttgaaaagtctattatgccttTGATATTATATAAATCTTCATATTACATACTATACTTTTACctagttattttatttataactaaaataacttaatattattttatttattatttttataatatattagtAAATTAAGTTTTTCTTAactgattttaattttaatttttacttgtATTTTATAAAATCTTGTCAAAGTGATTATTGCTCAAAGtaaaatcttttctttatttttttacacaaaaattattttactatggTCAAGTTATCACGATAATTACTTTGATAAGATTTTATAAAACTTTTACCAtaaaagtctattatgcccttgacattataaattctccaattaattatgtaataaattcTTGATTTGTGCACATGAACATATTTTCAAATATGAAAAcgacaaaaaaatatttatttgaaataacaaAAACAGTTTGTTTAACAAATGATAGTTTTTTATAGTCagtaaaatttttaatttttgtaaaagaTATTTGAGTTTAATATTAAACTTTAAGTTTTATGGgttgatattatttatttgaaactGTTAATCTGATGTGTGAGTTTACTAAATGttggtattttatttattggattaACAAATATAGCTTGATTGATAAATCCGTGAGCTTTGATTTtataattcttattaaaaatgTTTTATTAGGAGTGATTAAGAACGTTGACGTAAGATTTGTTCATAGTAAAGTTATTGACAAATTTAATAACGATACTAATATATGTTGAAATTAACGTTAAGGAAAAGTTAAATATACGattatattacaaaaataatattaagcTATTTtagttataaataaaatacctgggtaaaaatatattatatagtatttactatagaaggtattacataaatatGAAGGTTTATGTAATATCAAGGgtataatagacttttcaagtaaatatattataaaatctgacaaatgtgacttttgtgataattagagcaaagtaaaatgatttttgtgtaacaaaagaaagaaagtaaTTTTTGAGTAATGACacagttaaataatttttacataacaaaaaagaagaagtgattTTTGGTAATAAACACAAAAATTCAATGATCATCCATAAAATTAACTCCAATTACATGGTGACCAAGCAATTACTTGACTAAAAAAATCCTCTCATCATTTTGTACTCTACCCTCTCACACAGATACACACACAAACTCCCACTCTGTCACCATCCGGTACGGATTCCGGTTGCCGGTCGCCTCCGGACCCACACATTATGCACACGTGCCATTGCTCACCATCTACGTTCCTCATCGCACGTGCCACTTCGCATACCATCtctatctctttctttctttatgtCCTAGTGGTCTTATTAGTCTGTGTGGTGCAACAAATAAAAGCTAGAGAGAGAAACCCGAGAAACTCACAAACACTTTgtcaaaaattcttctcaagatcAAACCTGAAAAATCCCAGTTTTTGCTTCTTCCCTTTGAGCCCTTTTTCCTCCCTTTTTGTTTTTTACCATTAATATACACATACAAAGTAGtaatatagtttttttttttactttggtATCATCCAATTATGAGAATCAGGAAGCGTTTTCCTCCTACTTCAGAATCAGATCCCCAACTCAATAGGCCAGTAGTGGTGCAACAACTGAAACGTGAGATAAATCCTTGCCCAGAAACCACAAAGAACGAATATTTACCGTCTGATCTTCCAAATCTAACTATTTCACAGCCGTCTGATCAACCGGCGGTCTCTAAGGGCAAAGCAACGAGTTGGGTTTTCTTTGGTGGCAATAGTAATCAacagaaaatgaaagaaaaagtgAGTTATTATTAGTTTTGTTGATAAAAGTATTGCTATTATTATCATATGCATCCTAAAATAAGCCTAATTATTTTATTGAGAATTGCACTGTCTTTCTTTCtgtccttttgttttctttaaaataaaatggAATTTTGCACCCAAAGAACGTAACTTTGCCCATGATGTATAgtgttattattttcttatttattatctGTGGCTTTTTTCGATGTGATTTGATTTGCAGGATGTAGAAGCTGAAGATGAGAAATTATTGAGGGAGAACGAGAAGAGTTTTGGTAGTAATGACAATGATAACAAGTAAGAATATAATGCataaaaaagaaaagttaaaaaatcCCTTTATTTCTTTCATGAATTCTTCTATGATAGTAAAAAAAGGTGAATAATACGAGAAACAAGAAATAATATTACTGTATCTGGAAAATACTGTTTAGGTTTGTTTTAGCTTTGGCTATAATATGTACCCACGATGCTTTCCTATCCAATGATTCAATTTCCCATCTCATCTAATCCATTTGTTTTTGTGTTGTCTTGCATTTTtccatcttttcttttctttttctataccCTATAAATTTTAACATGGTCCCCATTTATATTAAAACACATCACACGGAAAATTCTGATTGTTGCCCTGTGCACTTTCCTTTTGTAATTTGGGAATTCACGAACTTTTTCTGGATCTTCTTGTTCTTGCTTGTTCACAGTAAGCAAAGCTTTTCAACAACTCCACAACTAGGTTCTTTATTTCCACAGCCATCATCTTCACCTGATCTAGGTAAATCTTCAAAATTACTTACCCCTATGCTGTACGGTCTCTCTAAAAATGCTACCgtacccgtgtcggatcctcaaAAACTATACTCCTTTTAGAGGATCAGACATGCAATCCGACAACATATTTGGAGAGTTCGAGCAGCATAGCTTATCCCCAATCAAGATTAATGCTTCATCAAATGTATTTACTACTATTATTCTTCTTTTATGCTATGATATTGGACATGCATATGTATAGCAGATAGGAGATGGTGTGAAGGAGATAAAGTAATTCCATTCAAAAAGAGAAGAGACAGCTACAACCACACAAGCAATATTAACACAATAGAGGCCAAGATGAAGTCAAAGACTAACAAGAAATGCCCACAAGAAAATGGTCAAGAGGAGAAAGAGGGGGAAAATGGACTAATTACTGAAGAGGGTTTTGGTGTAAATAAGAAGAGCAAAAGAGGGAGTGTTATATTAGAGGGATCAAGGTGCAGTCGTGTAAATGGGAGAGGATGGAGGTGTTGTCAACAAACCCTTGTGGGTTATTCATTGTGTGAACATCATTTGGGAAAAGGAAGACTTAGAAGCATGACTAGTGTTCGAAATACAACGAAgaagaaacaagaagaaaaagaggagaatCCTTCGTCAAATGATAATATGGAAGATCATTATTATGGTCAAGATGATAAGAAAAAGCCATtaatgaagaagatgaaaaagcTCGGAGTGGTGAAAGCTAGATCTTTAAGCAGTCTACTTGGTCAAACAGACAATTTAGTTGCAGCATTTGTAGTTGATAATATTAAGAAAGAGTAGCAAATGAAGACAATCGGATATCATTTTATGTACTCAAGAAGCTATATGATGTTCGATTCTCCAAATATATTGTCGCACTCGTgtcaagttttaaaaaaattatgcatTTTTGAAGGATACCGACACAAATGTGGCAAGATTTTTAGAAGATTCAAGCAACATAACTTGGAAGAGTTGGAAGTCCTAGTTAAGCTTATTGTATATCTACAATTTGTGGTGTGCTTTTCTTTAAGACGGAGCTAAGGATGTTTGCTCAAAGTATGTGATCTTTAATTGCATGAATTTTGTCCATTTGCTAGCTTTTCTTCATTAATAAATCTCTCCTTTAATGTTCTCTTACTCTTTTTGGAGCTACTCTTGGGTACAGCTTAAGATTGATTTATGCAATTGCGACAAGCTAGCCACCACATTTGTGATTCCTTAATGTTGTTATAATAACAATAACTTTATCATCAATAAAGGAAAGAAATGTGCACATACTTAGTTGCTCACATGTGATGAATATTTTTATTGAGAGAATACATTAGCGACATCTATGGTCAATTTGATTCGTGGACAATTCCACTCAAGTTCTTGAAGTActcttttgtatatattttgacatttcaaactttcaaagacagtgctatatatatatatttagtaataCTAATTCTTTAGTTTATGCatcttttgaaagaaaaaaaatcaggtGCACATTATGTAAAAAACTTTTCTTAATATAACTTCGAGACGTTGACGATAATTTAATCCTCGATTATGATAGTGCTAAGGTAATGTTTATTCTTCGTGAAGTATGCGTCTTGCAATGGCATCTTGTTATGTATAGGATTAGTTCCATACAGAAAACAGATTCGAGTCTTATTCGAGTCTTGAATAAGGAATTTTTCTTTTGGTAAGGAgcacttttccttttatttgacTTTACACAGATTCAAATTAGTTGGGACCCCAATGCAAGTGTTGGACATTGgatgaaaaaccaaaaaaataatggACTATTAATGCTAGGGAATTTGTTACTTTGATATAGTGTAGCAACGAAAGAGCATGTTGTTAattaaatcaattaaatcaaGTTCAATTTTGGAAGTGAATTTGTCTTCTTTTTCAGTTTATATATGAACCCACATCACTCCTTTTAACAGTTAATTTGACTTTTAGTAGGTCTACAAATGACCTTATAACAGTGTAAAACATCTTAATATTGTAAGCGGATAAAATTAAAGCCATTTTAAGATAGGACGTCAATTTGTGATGTTATTAGATCTTTCTGTTACAAGATATTTCGAAGGAAGCACAAGTAGAGGCAAATCTAGTGAAGTAGCTACGAGTTTATCCGAATCCAATAGTTTTAACTTAGATTTTTATGTATTCAAAATTCACTAAAAACGTAAAAATAATAGATTTTAAAAACGGCCGTTTAAAAGCTCAAATCTTGAATGCGGACAAAATAAGATAACAAAAAATTCTGTCTCTAGAGAGTACTATTGTGGCCGTTAATTAACAGAAGAATTAACCTCCATATGGACAGGTAAAAGCATCTGCTTTTTTAGAGTATTTTCAAACCTTGTTTTCATGCATGTGTTTTCTCAAACCACTCAGTTGAGGCGCATTGCAACTCATGTCCCACAATCTAAATACTTCATTTTTCTTTGTCTCCACCTGCCTTGGCTGGAAATGAGGCAAGTGCTATTTCAATTTTTGTGTGAGACTTTCTTGTAGCTTTCATTCTTAAACAATGAGAGTATGTCAAATTATTTAAGTGTCTTTTGTAATGACCTAATGGCAATGGCACAACAGGCGTACTCAGTATGTAGTTAAAAGGTTCATACTTCATAGTTGGACTTGGGACGACCGGAACTAGTCTGCTCTAGGTGTGTTGTATCGTTCGTTTTCTTGGTGATGTGTTCCTGACCTTATTTAGTGAAGTCGTGTCTCACGcattttggaaaaaagaaaaaaaaaatggagaTCTCAAAGCAAGTATAGACTCGAGTAtacgtgaacctatttcctttttggtccgttccaaaaagaatgacccctttctaaatttggtaagaatttaacttaaacttacaattctactcttaatgagaagcttttatagccacataaatactctgggccctttttgacttgtttaggaccacaaattccaaaaatcttcattattccttaaactctgtgcccagtcaaacacgttcacataaattagaacggagGGAGTAGCATTTTCATCTACTTGGTCCgagtcaaaattaaaaaaaaattagactCGTGCGTATTAAGAGTCGTGTTATAGAAAATAAAAGGTGTAAATTatatttctaacttaaattttcagaTCACGCACACCAAATTAAGATTTCCTTTGTATAGACATTCTCTAATTATCAGTttatgaaggaaaaaaaaaagagtactGGTCGTCAACGTCTTCTCTAAGAGCTCACCAACGTTGAAATAATCAATTTGACGAAAGACCACCCTTCATAATAACAATATGTTTCTTTTAGACCTAGTTCTTTTGTTTCCATTAGATATTTTGTCGAGTCAAATGTTCTTGTGTGTTCTCCTAATATAGATTGGGATGATCTAATTACTACTCCCTTTcagtccaaaataagtgattttttaccttttttcttgtggtccaaaataaggggattttcaagatttcaagaatgaattaattatttttttcctacattacCCTTGGAGTAACTAATGTTGGAGTATGTattaggagtgtttatgtgaagagataataaaggttaatatgatcaatttcattgttaattaatgttaaaaggtgaatttcttaatatgtgtgaaaacaatcaaaaaatcacttattttggatcgGAGGGAGTACTATCAAGCAACTCCAAAACATTGCCTTCAGAAATTAAAAGGACAAACAGATGGGACGGGTAGAGCAAAAGTGAAAGAGAAAAAGAGCAAAAGGAGAAAGCAATATAATACAACAAGAAAACACATTATTTTAACAACATGAGAGTCATAACCGTTGGCTAACTAGCTTAACAATCCAAGCATTTACAAGGGCAATTGATCGAGCCTTCAACCCTATTATATAAGGGTCAAAACAATAATCTCTTGCACcaattttcaaattcttttgtGCATTTATAAGCATATATATTGGAGTactacaaaaaatatatacaaggtTGTCGCTAGCTCCTCCTTCCTAAGCAGTCTTCAACTTTATTTTTCTCAGTTATTTTCGTTTTTTCTGAAAACTGGTTATTTAATCACCTCGATCTTACATTACTATCTCCACCATCTTCTTTATCGTTATAGGGCCGGGATGGCACATCAACCTGTCCCCTAGCTATTTTTCTGCGATTTAACGACCAAATGTCTGGTTGAATATGAAAGAAGTGAATGTACGTGCATGAAATGGAGTTTAACTTCTATAAATAGACAGtgccataaaataatattttttacacAATTAAATTACCTAGAAGAAAACTATAGGTAATTGTCAACAATAATTGAAATTATTAACAACCAGCTATAATAGGTTAGATAATACATTGTTAGTGTATGTATAAAATTAGTTAAAGATTGTTGTTTTATCTTTTTATCTTGTGCCGGTTTAACGACCAAACATCTGGTATAATTTGAAAGACATTATGTACGAGGTATATTAGAAAGTCCAAGCTGTTGTTTGCTGGTGGTGTCATGTGCAAGCTGCACGCAACCAAATTGCCTTTCTGGCTAACAGGTAAGATGATGGCATTCCAAAAGGATTCCAACCACAATACAAGAAAGAGTCCATTGGGAGTTTTGGACCCCATATATATAACACGAAAAAAAGTGGTAAGCATGGGGTCACAATAGTTAGATaagcttttgtttttctttttttctttttgatttcttaTCCGGTGATTGATATCCCCATTGGGTTTCCGTCTAATCCAAATTTGCGTTGCGCAAGATTCACTAAAGAGGAATTAAAGTACTCCTTATGAGAagtattttcatttttatggttGGAACATGAGATATTTGATTAAGGATGGAAATGATCATATCCATTTTACTGCATGTTAGATAAGCTTAGGTTGCATAATGACTAAATTTATGTTTGGACAAAAAATTGTTTGCCCAAATGGGACCATAATTTGTTGGCCTTTCATATTCCACCCAGCTACCCACTCACGCACTGGCGCTTTGGTAGTTTTTTCTTTCACCTTTTAGGTATTTTCAACCTGGTCACGAGAAATACTATGTTAATTTTTTCCTTGTTAACTAGGCTACTAAAATTTGGTCTATGTACTATTAACTTTGACCTTTGTAGTGGCATCACATTTTCAACATCGCTACTTACGAAATAGAGATCAATGGTAGTTTATTGGAGTGCTATTTAAGTAAATTGAATGTTGTGTCATTACtgtcctatatatatatatatatatatatatatatatatatatatatacttccaaTGAGTCTCTCTTTCACCATCAACACGAACCGACGGTTTCCCGGAAACAACTTCTATATCCCTCCGGGCTATGATCCGCATATATTCTACTTTATCCAAATTTCACTAGTAAGATTCTATTGGGTTACGTTGTTGTTGTAGTACATAAGTGATAAGACTATAGAGCAACAAACTGACGTTTTTCAGTGTACCTTTGATTTTGTCTTGGAATTTCGCAGTACTTGAATGCCATGCCTTTTAATTGTCTTGGGTTCTCCCTAAATGGTTCACCACCGTGGAAAATCAATTACTAAATGATTAATAAATGAAGAAGAGGtcaaactatatatatatgtcttgacttaaaaaaaaaaaaaaattgtacgtGTCACCCAAATGTCAGCTTATATCTAGATAATGGTAAATATCAACAAAAGATTTGATTTGATAGATTAGGGGTGAAGGACAAAATATCAACCAAAGTTTAACGAATTGATTATATTTTAAGGAAAAAACAGGAGCAGCTCAAACTAGAGGTGCTTATATTAATCAAGAATCCAGCAACAGCACCGACAATATTAATTTTCTACAGGCTTATATTTGTAGCTTGTTTTCTTAGGTTTTTGCTATTTGAATCTACTGTATCTATTTAGCTTTGCTAGTATTTAAAGATACATCATAATTTATATGTTCGTCGTACCCTCATCGTCCTTTACTCGGATTTGTTATATGCATATTGGTTGATTTTAAATTGATTGTGTTTTCCTGTAATTCTGGCCTTAATATTTTAAACAGAGtaataggtttttttttttttttttttttttttttttttgtctcaaGCTAAACTGCAAGTGTGAAGTGTTAAAGTTCCATTTATTGCATGGATGGTGACGGGTGCAACTCGATGAATTTTGTggccttaacttttaatttttttttattatttatttgaagtctatttttttaaaaacttttcttagatacaaagttattaatacttttcttataatcaataactccGAATAAGTATTTTCCAATTGATAATATAGCTAATCAATTTAACATTTCTTGTGACATTGTTgttcttaggtaagattttatcaattttaattttgaaaacttctttcTGTTGAAGCAACAATAACATGAGTTATGAACATTATTCCATAAGCAATTTAGGCatttgaa is a genomic window containing:
- the LOC107764594 gene encoding uncharacterized protein LOC107764594 isoform X2; this translates as MRIRKRFPPTSESDPQLNRPVVVQQLKREINPCPETTKNEYLPSDLPNLTISQPSDQPAVSKGKATSWVFFGGNSNQQKMKEKDVEAEDEKLLRENEKSFGSNDNDNNKQSFSTTPQLGSLFPQPSSSPDLDRRWCEGDKVIPFKKRRDSYNHTSNINTIEAKMKSKTNKKCPQENGQEEKEGENGLITEEGFGVNKKSKRGSVILEGSRCSRVNGRGWRCCQQTLVGYSLCEHHLGKGRLRSMTSVRNTTKKKQEEKEENPSSNDNMEDHYYGQDDKKKPLMKKMKKLGVVKARSLSSLLGQTDNLVAAFVVDNIKKE
- the LOC107764594 gene encoding uncharacterized protein LOC107764594 isoform X1 translates to MRIRKRFPPTSESDPQLNRPVVVQQLKREINPCPETTKNEYLPSDLPNLTISQPSDQPAVSKGKATSWVFFGGNSNQQKMKEKDVEAEDEKLLRENEKSFGSNDNDNNKQSFSTTPQLGSLFPQPSSSPDLADRRWCEGDKVIPFKKRRDSYNHTSNINTIEAKMKSKTNKKCPQENGQEEKEGENGLITEEGFGVNKKSKRGSVILEGSRCSRVNGRGWRCCQQTLVGYSLCEHHLGKGRLRSMTSVRNTTKKKQEEKEENPSSNDNMEDHYYGQDDKKKPLMKKMKKLGVVKARSLSSLLGQTDNLVAAFVVDNIKKE